AATTGAAAATGCAAAAATTGTTAATCCAGATGAAATAGCTGAGGGAATAAGAACTCTTTTGAGAATGTATTCATTCATTGGAAAAAGGGTAGTAACGTCTGTTTCAGGTCAACTTGTCACTGTAAGAACTTTAATTGTTGATAAATTACCTGAAAAGGAACTTGATGAAGTTATAAAATGGGAAGTTCAAAAATTAATTCCATTTAAAATTGAAGAGGCAAGTTTTGATTATCAAATTCTTGGTACAACTCCAGAATCACAAGGCCAAAAACTTTCAATTATTGCAGCAGCAGCAAGTTTAGATATTATAAACAGTATTGTTTCAGCAATTAAATTAGCAAAACTTGAACCAGTTGCAATTGAAATTGAATCATTTGCACAACTTAGATTGCTAGATTACACATATAAAGAAAATTATCAAAATAACATTATAATTCTAATTAATTCTGGTTATACATTTACAAACATAAATATTATTGAAGATGGAATATTAAGATTCACAAGAACAATACCTTTTGGTGGAAGAAATTTAATAAGAGTTATTCAAGATGGTTTAAAAATTAATGAAAAAGATGCTGAAACATACCTTGTAACAGCTTGTGATTTAAGAGTTGAAAAATATCCAAAAGATTCGGAAACATATAGGTTAACTGAATTAATTGTCCCACTAATCGAAGAGTTTGCACTTGAAATAAGAAGATCAATTATTTATTATCAAGGACTTCCAAATTTTTCAGGTAAAAATTTTTTAATTATTTTAGGTGGTGGAGCATCAAGATTAA
The Caldisericia bacterium DNA segment above includes these coding regions:
- the pilM gene encoding type IV pilus assembly protein PilM — its product is MASLFGGKTPLIGLDLGSGYLKIAQLKETTKGLNLVNIGLLPTPKGAIENAKIVNPDEIAEGIRTLLRMYSFIGKRVVTSVSGQLVTVRTLIVDKLPEKELDEVIKWEVQKLIPFKIEEASFDYQILGTTPESQGQKLSIIAAAASLDIINSIVSAIKLAKLEPVAIEIESFAQLRLLDYTYKENYQNNIIILINSGYTFTNINIIEDGILRFTRTIPFGGRNLIRVIQDGLKINEKDAETYLVTACDLRVEKYPKDSETYRLTELIVPLIEEFALEIRRSIIYYQGLPNFSGKNFLIILGGGASRLKGLVDFMRSYLKVDVILDDLLLKGVVFNPKLFTEDYLREMSPFFTVAV